The Rubripirellula reticaptiva DNA window AACGACGCCGGTCCAATGGCCATCGATTACTGACGCGGCCGATGGAGAGCGTCCCGTTTGCAGCAGCGATCCCAGCGCAACCGAGCCAATACCGGTGTTGCGGAGGAATGTTCGACGAGCGATCGTGGCGTGATTTTGCATTGTTTCGTTAGCCGTCATGAATCAAGCCCAGCGGTTTGGAGTTCGCAGGTTCAATATCGGGTGATTGTTTCTTGAAGGTTCAGGATCACGCGGGCGACGCTTGTCCAAGCGGCCAACTGTACGGGATCCAAGTCTTCGGCAACGGACGCATTGCCTTCGCTGATCAATTGCTTTGCCTCGTCGATCGATTCGGCAAAGTGGTTGGAGTGTTGAACGAACACATCGCGAAGTTCGTCCGCCACGACGGCGTCCGGTCCGCGAGAGACTGCGGTTCGATAGGCCCATGTGATTTTCTGGTCGGTCGAATCACCGCCTTCTCGCATGATCCGCGCGGCAAAGACGCGAGCGGCTTCGACGAACGTGGGGTCGTTCAAAAGGGTGAGTGCTTGCAGCGGCGTGTTGGATCGCGAACGCTGAGCGGTGCATTCTTCGCGACTGGGTGCGTCGAAGGCTTTCAACATCGGATGCAAGAACGTTCGCTGCCAATGCGTATACACACCACGTCGATACTGGTGATCGCCGTCGTCGGCGGCGTACTCTCGACGTGGGAAGTTCAATTGGGCGTAGTACCCCGGCGGCTGATACGGCCTTGCGCTCGTGCCGCCTACTTGTTCGACCAACAGTCCGCTGATAGCAAGCGCGCTGTCGCGAACCATCTCCGCCGCTATTCGGAAACGCCCCTGCCGTGCAAAAAGCTCGTTGTATGGATCGCTTTCGCGAAGTTCGGGTGAAGGCTTCGATGATCGTTGATAAGCCTGACTGGACGCAATCAACTTCATGATGTGTTTGATGTCCCATCCCGACTCGACAAATTCCACGGCCAGCCAATCGAGCAACTCGGGGTGCGAGGGGTAAGTGCCCTGCCCGCCAAAGTCATCAACGGAACTGCAGATTCCGCGCCCCAACATCAGGAACCACAATCGATTCACCATCGTTCGCGCGGTCAAGACGTTGTCGGGTTCGCAAAGCCAGTTGGCAAGATCAAGACGCGTGGGCCGAGCATCACCGGTTTCGAGCTTGCCCAGAAATTCGGGAATCGCCGGCCCGACGACTTCACCCGAATTGTCCATCCAATTTCCGCGTGGAAGAATGCGGATCTCGCGTGGCTCAACCGATCTGCTAACCACCATTGTTGTCGCGGATTCTTCGACCTTGGTGCGGTTCGTCTCGGCATCGGCGATCTGTTTTCTCAGGTCGACCATCTCATCGGCGCCATCGATGTAATGATCTTCGACGGCCTTTTCCTGTTCGTCGGTTCGCTCGGACGGATTGATCGCAATCGCTTTAGCCACCGTGGAAGGAATCCCTGCGCCGGTGTAGCCCGCTTGATCCCAGTGCACGAGCCCGCCGAACTGTGTGTAGGCCATGCCTTTGACAACCGTGCCGACCGGCAAGCCGAGCTGCAACGGGTCAGCTTCCAGTCGAACCCACTTGCCGGTATTTGGCAGACCACCGGCTCGTTGGTATCCGACCCAACTGTCGGCTCGCTTTCCATAACTGATATCGTCGGAACCCCACACGGCACGGTGTTCCCAATCCCCGTCATTGAATTGGAGCATCAGGGCTTTCGGTGGATTCTTGGAATCCAAATGCACCCAAACATAGAACTTCATACCCGCTTGAACGGTCGCTTTTTTTCTCGCGTCATCGAAAAAGTGTTGAACGAGTCCGTCGGATTGTTGGCTTCGCGATTTCGAACCGCTATGCACTGGAACACCCTTGCCGCTAACAAAATTCCAGCTGCCGTTATTCTTGCCTCCCGTGTCTTGTGCATCATCGATCCAGACAGTGTCGACTGATTCGTTACCTTCGATCTCATTCCGCGTGATCGCTTCCCATTCGCTTTGGCGTTCCAGCAACTGTTGCCGCAATGGAGCGACTCTTGCGTTCAACGCCGCGAGCTTTTGATCGGCTTCGGCAAGTCGCCGTGAGTCGTCGTCCGAAGGAACTCGAATCGTTGGGGGACGACTTCGAGCACCATAAACGCCTCGTTCGTCGAGGTCAGCAAAGAAAGCACCCAGCGAATAAAAATCCTTCGCTGTGTACGGGTCGTACTTGTGATCATGGCACTGGGCACATCCGACGGTCGCTCCCATGAAAACTTGCGACACGTTCCGGACACGATCGGCAAAGTAGATCGCGAGATACTCCTTCGCTTGTGAGCCGCCTTCTTCGGTCGTTTGGTTCAATCGGTTGTAACCCGATGCGACCTGTTGATCCAACGTCGGATCGGCTAGCAGGTCACCGGCAAGCTGCTCGCGAACGAACCGATCGTACGGCATGTTGCTATTGAAGGCGTTGATGACGTAGCTGCGGTAGGGCGATTGCGAAACATCCTGATCGCCGTGATATCCGACCGTGTCCGCAAATCGAACCAAGTCCAGCCAATAGATTGCCATTCGTTCGCCGTAGCGACGGGAATTCAACAGCCGATCAATGACTTTTTCATCCGCGTTTTCACTCGCGTCGTTCACGTATTCGTTGACTTCCTCGACCGTTGGAGGCAATCCAGTCAAATCGAATGACAGGCGACGGATTAACGTGACGCGATCTGCCTCCGCAACCGGCTGCACACTGCTTTCCACCAATCGCTGGTTGACGAAATGATCGATGCCAAGTGACTTCGAGTCTTCCTCTCGCTTGAGCGGAGTGTAGGCCCAATGCGATTCGTACTCCGCACCTTCCGTGATCCATCGACGCAGCGTCTGTTGTTCGATTCGAGTCAGCGGCTTATGTGACTCCGGCGGCGGCATGACCATCTGCTCGTCATCCGAAAAGATGCGTCGAACCAGCGAACTCTTGTCGGCATCACCGGGCACGATCGCCTCGGTTTCGATGGCTCGTGCTCGCAGATCCAGTCTTAAGTCGCCTTCCACCGTCTTTGCATCCGGTCCGTGGCAAGCGAAGCACTTGTCCGACAGGATCGACCGAATGTCGCGATTGAATTCGAGTGACGATTCTTTGGCATTGCAAAACGACGCCATCACCAGGAAGAAGAAGACCTTCAAAGCCCAACGTTGGGAGATCGCTGGCGCGGCGAAAGATCGTAGGCAAGCAAATTTCGAGCGAGCGCGGCCCTTCCGACTCAATCGATCGATGGGAGAAGCGACGGCAAATGGAC harbors:
- a CDS encoding PSD1 and planctomycete cytochrome C domain-containing protein, coding for MKVFFFLVMASFCNAKESSLEFNRDIRSILSDKCFACHGPDAKTVEGDLRLDLRARAIETEAIVPGDADKSSLVRRIFSDDEQMVMPPPESHKPLTRIEQQTLRRWITEGAEYESHWAYTPLKREEDSKSLGIDHFVNQRLVESSVQPVAEADRVTLIRRLSFDLTGLPPTVEEVNEYVNDASENADEKVIDRLLNSRRYGERMAIYWLDLVRFADTVGYHGDQDVSQSPYRSYVINAFNSNMPYDRFVREQLAGDLLADPTLDQQVASGYNRLNQTTEEGGSQAKEYLAIYFADRVRNVSQVFMGATVGCAQCHDHKYDPYTAKDFYSLGAFFADLDERGVYGARSRPPTIRVPSDDDSRRLAEADQKLAALNARVAPLRQQLLERQSEWEAITRNEIEGNESVDTVWIDDAQDTGGKNNGSWNFVSGKGVPVHSGSKSRSQQSDGLVQHFFDDARKKATVQAGMKFYVWVHLDSKNPPKALMLQFNDGDWEHRAVWGSDDISYGKRADSWVGYQRAGGLPNTGKWVRLEADPLQLGLPVGTVVKGMAYTQFGGLVHWDQAGYTGAGIPSTVAKAIAINPSERTDEQEKAVEDHYIDGADEMVDLRKQIADAETNRTKVEESATTMVVSRSVEPREIRILPRGNWMDNSGEVVGPAIPEFLGKLETGDARPTRLDLANWLCEPDNVLTARTMVNRLWFLMLGRGICSSVDDFGGQGTYPSHPELLDWLAVEFVESGWDIKHIMKLIASSQAYQRSSKPSPELRESDPYNELFARQGRFRIAAEMVRDSALAISGLLVEQVGGTSARPYQPPGYYAQLNFPRREYAADDGDHQYRRGVYTHWQRTFLHPMLKAFDAPSREECTAQRSRSNTPLQALTLLNDPTFVEAARVFAARIMREGGDSTDQKITWAYRTAVSRGPDAVVADELRDVFVQHSNHFAESIDEAKQLISEGNASVAEDLDPVQLAAWTSVARVILNLQETITRY